A region of Plantactinospora sp. BC1 DNA encodes the following proteins:
- a CDS encoding carboxypeptidase-like regulatory domain-containing protein, with the protein MRLPWATGVAGMLVVLLTAPGAAASFPTPAAEAVGLGAGTIRGRVVDGSGAPADATVGIWAADRDWHALAYVTPAGDGRYEVRDLAPGRYQVSVFDDVHGTQWLPGRESRAEAGIYPLADSQVLTLDEEWLPLGTVEVSVTDAVTGAPVPRPCARIDTTTRTLEGCGAAGLVRLGQVPPGRWTVAVTAAPSHFPPARPVTVDAVRGGVARLAVALTPGAGLTTTVRDAVTGGPVDRVCVRLVLPGSGGQSAGQDGYCSDASGRLAIGPLAEPATVQLYAHRVDDPYDRTDRRYGAQWVTPTGGTGDQRLASRLLLRAGRTVAIPPILLDPPGAISGTVTDARTGAALPGVCAFPYAFRPDRGTGYGRHCSGPDGRYTIDDLGPYAWPVQFVPPPGSGWAWQWSGEVADRFSARLTPVTSGSTAALSTRLVDGGTLTGTVGRNGAAVGAGQVWTYHQRTGDVAGAGPGHVGPDGRFVLPGHRGQQVHVEYADPTTTCWYGAPTGGAGPPTAATPVGLTAGATTTLALDLVRTCAPRPGG; encoded by the coding sequence ATGAGATTGCCTTGGGCGACCGGCGTCGCCGGAATGCTGGTAGTGCTCCTGACCGCTCCGGGAGCGGCCGCGTCGTTCCCGACTCCGGCGGCGGAAGCCGTCGGCCTCGGCGCCGGCACCATCCGGGGACGGGTGGTGGACGGCTCCGGCGCCCCGGCCGACGCCACGGTCGGGATCTGGGCCGCCGACCGGGACTGGCACGCGCTGGCGTACGTCACGCCGGCCGGTGACGGGCGGTACGAGGTCCGCGACCTGGCGCCCGGCCGCTACCAGGTCTCCGTCTTCGACGACGTGCACGGCACGCAGTGGCTGCCCGGCCGGGAGAGCCGGGCCGAGGCCGGGATCTATCCGCTGGCCGACTCCCAGGTGCTGACCCTGGACGAGGAGTGGCTGCCGCTCGGCACCGTCGAGGTGAGCGTCACCGACGCGGTGACCGGGGCACCCGTACCCCGGCCCTGCGCCCGGATCGACACCACCACCCGGACGCTGGAAGGCTGCGGCGCCGCCGGGCTGGTCCGGCTCGGGCAGGTCCCGCCCGGACGATGGACGGTGGCCGTCACCGCCGCACCCTCGCACTTCCCGCCAGCCCGGCCGGTGACCGTCGACGCGGTCCGGGGCGGCGTCGCCCGGCTGGCGGTGGCACTGACCCCGGGTGCCGGACTCACCACCACGGTCCGGGACGCGGTCACCGGCGGACCGGTGGACCGGGTCTGCGTGCGGCTGGTCCTGCCCGGCTCCGGCGGCCAGTCCGCCGGCCAGGACGGCTACTGCTCCGACGCGTCGGGCCGGCTCGCGATCGGGCCACTGGCCGAGCCGGCCACGGTGCAGCTCTACGCCCACCGGGTGGACGACCCGTACGACCGGACCGACCGGCGGTACGGCGCGCAGTGGGTCACCCCGACCGGCGGTACCGGTGACCAGCGCCTCGCCTCCCGGCTGCTGCTCCGGGCCGGGCGGACCGTCGCCATCCCGCCGATCCTGCTGGACCCGCCCGGCGCGATCAGCGGTACCGTCACCGACGCCCGCACCGGCGCCGCCCTGCCCGGCGTCTGCGCCTTCCCGTACGCCTTCCGACCCGACCGGGGCACCGGGTACGGCCGGCACTGTTCGGGGCCGGACGGCCGCTACACCATCGACGACCTCGGCCCGTACGCCTGGCCGGTGCAGTTCGTCCCGCCGCCGGGCAGCGGATGGGCCTGGCAGTGGTCCGGGGAGGTGGCCGACCGGTTCAGCGCCCGGCTGACCCCGGTCACCTCGGGCAGCACCGCCGCGCTCTCGACCCGACTCGTCGACGGGGGCACCCTGACCGGCACGGTCGGCCGCAACGGCGCGGCGGTCGGCGCCGGGCAGGTCTGGACGTACCACCAGCGGACCGGGGACGTCGCGGGGGCCGGGCCGGGCCACGTCGGCCCGGACGGCCGCTTCGTGCTGCCCGGCCATCGCGGCCAGCAGGTGCACGTCGAGTACGCCGACCCGACCACCACCTGCTGGTACGGCGCACCGACGGGCGGCGCCGGCCCGCCGACGGCGGCCACCCCGGTCGGGCTGACCGCCGGAGCCACCACGACGCTGGCCCTGGACCTGGTCCGCACCTGTGCGCCCCGGCCCGGAGGCTAG
- a CDS encoding lytic polysaccharide monooxygenase gives MRRTVVLAVTTAATVVSALLVAPQAAQAHGYISSPPSRQALCAQRAVPDCGQIQYEPQSVEGPKGLRNCHANIGHFSVLSDDSRNWPATSVGQQVTFNWVLTARHATSTWEYYIGNSRIAVFDDGGRQPGATVSHSVNMGGRSGRQKLLAIWNIADTANAFYACVDLQIGGGGGNPNPNPTPTRTNNPPPPPPPTTAPPAGGTWRAGTAYQVGSQVTYGGATYRCQQAHTAIAGWEPPNVPALWQRV, from the coding sequence ATGCGAAGAACCGTGGTCCTGGCGGTGACGACGGCGGCAACCGTCGTCTCCGCCCTCCTCGTGGCCCCGCAGGCCGCCCAGGCGCACGGGTACATCTCGTCGCCGCCGAGCCGTCAGGCCCTCTGCGCGCAGCGGGCCGTGCCGGACTGCGGCCAGATCCAGTACGAGCCGCAGAGCGTGGAGGGCCCCAAGGGGCTGCGCAACTGCCACGCCAACATCGGGCACTTCTCGGTGCTCAGCGACGACAGCCGCAACTGGCCGGCGACCTCGGTCGGGCAGCAGGTCACCTTCAACTGGGTACTCACCGCCCGGCACGCCACCAGCACCTGGGAGTACTACATCGGCAACTCCCGGATCGCCGTCTTCGACGACGGCGGCCGTCAGCCCGGCGCCACCGTCTCGCACAGCGTCAACATGGGCGGCCGGAGCGGCCGGCAGAAGCTGCTGGCGATCTGGAACATCGCGGACACCGCGAACGCCTTCTACGCCTGCGTCGACCTCCAGATCGGCGGCGGCGGGGGCAACCCCAACCCGAACCCCACCCCCACCCGTACCAACAACCCGCCGCCGCCCCCGCCGCCGACCACCGCACCGCCGGCCGGCGGAACCTGGCGGGCCGGCACCGCGTACCAGGTCGGCAGCCAGGTGACCTACGGCGGCGCGACGTACCGCTGCCAGCAGGCGCACACCGCGATCGCCGGCTGGGAACCGCCGAACGTACCGGCGCTCTGGCAGCGCGTCTGA
- a CDS encoding HAMP domain-containing sensor histidine kinase, producing MRRRLVFSYSLLMILVLLALETPLAITLANRETERIRADRLADANRFASLSGPALRTGAVSAIDDELQRYQELYGISAAVIDRERRQVVAPAGPRLDTELTDRAIFGALAGRQMTVPEVLWPWEVGPLVVAVPVNDGGEVIGAVITVSATERVRRTVTVWWAALATIGLLAVSAGVMTAFRLAGWVLRPVTVLDVVTHDIAAGDGLARVPTQQGPPELRRLATSFNEMADAVADALERQRAFVAHASHQLRNPLTALRLRVEELGPSLTDEYGRDEHRLALEETDRLAQVLDGLLTLARAERAQHAMVVVDAAAVAASRVAAWQPLANHRGVTLTLAPVTGPVPARAVRTAVDQVLDALIDNAVKFGDPGGRVEVSVHRAEDGVLVRVTDDGPGMTGAQLESSTERFWRAPDTQNIDGAGLGLTIVAVLVDASGGRLTMRPAEPTGLVAEVWFRTGEA from the coding sequence GTGCGCCGCCGCCTGGTTTTCAGCTACTCGCTGCTCATGATCCTGGTCCTGCTCGCCCTGGAGACCCCGCTGGCGATCACCCTCGCCAACCGGGAGACCGAACGGATCCGGGCGGACCGGCTCGCCGACGCCAACCGGTTCGCCTCGCTCTCCGGCCCCGCGCTGCGTACCGGCGCGGTCAGCGCGATCGACGACGAGTTGCAGCGCTACCAGGAGCTGTACGGGATCAGCGCAGCCGTGATCGACCGGGAACGGCGCCAGGTGGTCGCCCCCGCCGGCCCCCGGCTGGACACCGAGCTGACCGACCGGGCGATCTTCGGTGCGCTGGCCGGCCGGCAGATGACCGTGCCGGAGGTGCTCTGGCCCTGGGAGGTCGGCCCGCTGGTGGTGGCCGTACCGGTGAACGACGGCGGTGAGGTGATCGGTGCCGTCATCACCGTCTCCGCCACCGAGCGGGTCCGCCGGACCGTCACTGTCTGGTGGGCGGCGCTGGCCACCATCGGACTGCTCGCCGTCTCCGCCGGGGTGATGACGGCGTTCCGGCTGGCCGGCTGGGTGCTGCGCCCGGTGACCGTGCTCGACGTGGTCACCCACGACATCGCGGCCGGCGACGGCCTGGCCCGGGTGCCGACCCAGCAGGGTCCACCCGAGCTGCGCCGGCTCGCCACCAGCTTCAACGAGATGGCCGACGCGGTCGCCGACGCCCTGGAACGGCAGCGGGCCTTCGTCGCGCACGCCAGCCACCAGCTCCGCAACCCGCTGACCGCGCTCCGGCTGCGGGTCGAGGAACTCGGGCCGAGCCTGACCGACGAGTACGGCCGCGACGAGCACCGGCTGGCGCTGGAGGAGACCGACCGGCTCGCCCAGGTACTCGACGGGTTGCTCACGCTGGCCCGCGCCGAGCGGGCCCAGCACGCCATGGTGGTGGTCGACGCGGCGGCGGTGGCCGCGTCCCGGGTCGCCGCCTGGCAGCCGCTGGCCAACCACCGGGGCGTCACCCTCACCCTCGCCCCGGTCACCGGCCCGGTGCCCGCCCGGGCCGTGCGTACCGCCGTCGACCAGGTGCTGGACGCGCTGATCGACAACGCGGTCAAGTTCGGCGACCCCGGCGGCCGGGTGGAGGTCTCGGTGCACCGCGCCGAGGACGGCGTGCTCGTCCGGGTCACCGACGACGGACCGGGGATGACCGGCGCGCAGCTCGAATCGTCGACCGAGCGCTTCTGGCGGGCACCGGACACCCAGAACATCGACGGCGCCGGGCTCGGCCTGACCATCGTGGCGGTACTGGTCGACGCCTCCGGCGGTCGCCTCACCATGCGTCCCGCCGAGCCGACCGGGCTCGTCGCCGAGGTCTGGTTCCGCACCGGCGAGGCGTGA
- a CDS encoding RNA polymerase sigma factor: MQAGELAPRFDDVYRAHFQPLVVQLYAYVGDMTEAQDLVQEAFSRAWPRWDKIARYDDPVAWVRRVAWNTATSRWRRLRTARRYLERQRPENVPGPGPDRVALTAALATLPPNQRRAVVLHHLADLSINEIALECEVAPGTVKSWLHRARTALAARLGETGADGQAPGATPGTATARKPPEPTSRMEVI, from the coding sequence GTGCAGGCTGGGGAGCTGGCGCCGCGTTTCGACGACGTCTACCGTGCCCACTTCCAGCCACTCGTCGTCCAGCTGTACGCCTACGTCGGAGACATGACCGAGGCGCAGGACCTGGTGCAGGAGGCGTTCAGCCGCGCCTGGCCCCGCTGGGACAAGATCGCCCGGTACGACGATCCCGTCGCCTGGGTCCGCCGGGTCGCCTGGAACACCGCGACCAGCAGGTGGCGCCGACTGCGGACCGCCCGCCGATATCTGGAGCGCCAGCGGCCCGAGAACGTCCCCGGACCCGGCCCGGACCGGGTGGCCCTGACGGCGGCGCTGGCGACCCTGCCGCCGAACCAGCGCCGGGCCGTGGTGCTGCACCACCTGGCGGACCTGTCGATCAACGAAATCGCCCTGGAGTGCGAGGTCGCACCCGGCACGGTCAAGTCCTGGCTGCACCGGGCGCGGACCGCGCTCGCCGCCCGGCTGGGCGAGACTGGTGCGGACGGCCAGGCACCCGGCGCGACGCCCGGCACCGCCACCGCCCGGAAGCCGCCGGAGCCGACGAGCCGGATGGAGGTGATCTGA
- a CDS encoding DUF3592 domain-containing protein, with translation MALFGTVRRPPAKLFVAMGVVVVCGFAVATWQVWTNDNALRDRGRQVTARVTGVDLGKKSRVEVEFRTSDGRQVRSLVGQGDEAPGPRVQVGDEIPIVYDPRHPDHDVRDARAPENHRIAYILLGTTLFGLVGVPLATLRLLREERRKGTG, from the coding sequence ATGGCTCTCTTCGGCACCGTGCGGCGGCCACCCGCGAAACTCTTCGTCGCCATGGGAGTGGTGGTGGTGTGCGGTTTCGCCGTCGCGACCTGGCAGGTCTGGACGAACGACAACGCGCTGCGGGATCGCGGTCGCCAGGTAACCGCCCGGGTCACCGGTGTCGACCTGGGCAAGAAGTCGCGGGTGGAGGTCGAATTCCGCACCAGCGACGGGCGGCAGGTGCGGTCGCTGGTCGGGCAGGGCGACGAGGCGCCCGGGCCGAGAGTGCAGGTCGGCGACGAGATTCCCATCGTGTACGACCCTCGACACCCCGACCACGACGTGCGTGACGCACGGGCACCGGAGAACCACCGCATCGCGTACATACTGCTGGGGACCACATTGTTCGGCCTGGTGGGGGTCCCCCTGGCTACCCTGCGTCTGCTTCGGGAGGAGCGTCGTAAGGGCACCGGCTGA
- a CDS encoding NADH-quinone oxidoreductase subunit B has translation MQLPAVLGEPIRFVLNWGRRYSLWVFNFGLACCAIEFIATSMGRHDFIRLGVIPFAHGPRQADLMVVSGTVTDKMAPAIKRLYDQMPEPKYVISFGACSNCGGPYWDSYSVTKGVDQIIPVDVYVPGCPPRPEALLHGILRLQDKIAAERSGVGGVARPDELASPADRSGPALGRSAESLTAPPVPPPAARQ, from the coding sequence GTGCAGCTACCCGCGGTGCTCGGTGAGCCGATCCGGTTCGTGCTCAACTGGGGCCGGCGCTACTCGCTCTGGGTCTTCAACTTCGGGCTGGCCTGCTGCGCCATCGAGTTCATCGCGACCAGCATGGGCCGGCACGACTTCATCCGGCTCGGCGTGATCCCGTTCGCGCACGGCCCCCGCCAGGCCGACCTGATGGTGGTCTCCGGGACGGTCACCGACAAGATGGCCCCGGCGATCAAGCGGCTCTACGACCAGATGCCCGAGCCGAAGTACGTCATCTCGTTCGGTGCCTGCTCCAACTGCGGCGGCCCGTACTGGGACTCGTACTCGGTGACCAAGGGCGTGGACCAGATCATCCCGGTCGACGTCTACGTGCCGGGCTGCCCGCCCCGCCCGGAGGCGCTGCTGCACGGGATCCTGCGGTTGCAGGACAAGATCGCCGCCGAGCGGTCCGGCGTCGGCGGGGTGGCCCGCCCGGACGAACTCGCCTCGCCGGCCGACCGGTCCGGTCCGGCGCTCGGGCGGAGCGCCGAGTCGCTCACCGCGCCGCCGGTGCCACCACCGGCCGCGCGGCAGTGA
- a CDS encoding MFS transporter, translating into MDAVPGTRADLSESPSSPPTTLPRRVHAGYALGSLATGAFGTVPGLVLLPYLTDTLGVAAGLAALLVLLPKAWDVLVNPVAGRISDRTRSRWGARRPYLLGGGLGLAVLFAAIFAAPFRPGPAAAGYVALAFLLAATAFAFFQVPYVAMPAELTDDYTERTRLMTWRVAVLALAILVSGALAPVVVGAGGDGVVGHRWLGLFVAVLIAVGAVGAFLGTRSAPTGTVVASEPSLRAQLAVAAANRPFRLLLICFVVQAAGIATVLAGVNYFAEHVLRDPRTGATLLFGCFVGPALLVMPLWSRAGARLGKPRAFTVASLIFAGGALALAAAPVLPAPVVYLVVAAIGCGYAGQQVFGLAMLPDCIGYDTARTGRRQAGVFTGVWTAGETFGLALGPGIYGLVLQLSGYVSSSTGQAAAQSGTARAGVLVGFTVLPALLVGLALLTMRGYDLTPERLATASDANPHPQPTHPG; encoded by the coding sequence ATGGACGCCGTGCCCGGCACCCGCGCCGACCTCTCCGAGTCCCCTTCCTCGCCCCCGACCACCCTGCCGCGCCGGGTGCACGCCGGGTACGCCCTCGGATCGCTCGCCACCGGCGCCTTCGGTACGGTGCCCGGCCTGGTGCTGCTGCCGTACCTGACCGACACCCTGGGGGTGGCCGCCGGGCTGGCCGCCCTGCTGGTGCTGCTGCCGAAGGCCTGGGACGTGCTGGTGAACCCGGTCGCCGGGCGGATCTCGGATCGGACCCGGTCCCGCTGGGGCGCCCGCCGGCCGTACCTGCTCGGTGGCGGGCTCGGCCTGGCGGTCCTCTTCGCCGCCATCTTCGCGGCACCGTTCCGGCCCGGTCCGGCCGCCGCCGGTTACGTCGCGCTGGCGTTCCTGCTCGCCGCGACCGCGTTCGCCTTCTTCCAGGTCCCGTACGTCGCCATGCCGGCCGAGCTGACCGACGACTACACCGAGCGGACCCGGCTGATGACCTGGCGGGTGGCGGTACTGGCGCTGGCCATCCTGGTCTCCGGCGCGCTCGCCCCGGTGGTGGTGGGCGCGGGCGGCGACGGGGTGGTCGGGCACCGCTGGCTGGGGCTCTTCGTGGCGGTGCTGATCGCGGTCGGCGCGGTCGGCGCCTTCCTCGGCACCCGGTCCGCCCCGACCGGGACGGTGGTGGCGAGCGAGCCGAGCCTGCGCGCCCAGCTCGCGGTCGCCGCCGCCAACCGGCCGTTCCGGCTGCTGCTGATCTGTTTCGTGGTCCAGGCGGCCGGGATCGCGACCGTGCTGGCCGGGGTCAACTACTTCGCCGAGCACGTGCTGCGGGATCCGCGGACCGGGGCGACGCTGCTCTTCGGGTGTTTCGTCGGTCCGGCGCTGCTGGTGATGCCACTGTGGAGCCGGGCCGGCGCCCGGCTGGGCAAGCCCCGGGCGTTCACCGTCGCGTCGCTGATCTTCGCGGGCGGCGCGCTGGCCCTGGCCGCCGCGCCGGTGCTGCCGGCCCCGGTGGTCTATCTGGTCGTCGCGGCGATCGGCTGCGGGTACGCCGGCCAGCAGGTCTTCGGGCTGGCGATGCTGCCGGACTGCATCGGGTACGACACCGCGCGCACCGGCCGCCGCCAGGCCGGGGTCTTCACCGGGGTGTGGACGGCCGGCGAGACCTTCGGGCTGGCCCTCGGGCCGGGCATCTACGGTCTGGTGCTGCAACTGTCCGGCTACGTCTCCTCGTCGACCGGTCAGGCGGCGGCCCAGTCCGGTACCGCCCGGGCCGGGGTACTGGTCGGCTTCACCGTGCTGCCGGCGCTGCTGGTCGGGCTCGCCCTGCTGACCATGCGCGGCTACGACCTCACCCCGGAACGGCTGGCGACCGCCTCCGACGCGAACCCGCACCCGCAACCCACCCACCCCGGTTGA
- a CDS encoding aspartate aminotransferase family protein — MIDALPPVGVPADKVLAELRDLRATDLPTHGGRLFAYVYDSAVPGLDELANSAYALAAHVNGLDPTAFPSLLALENALVGAAAQLLGGGPGTAAPEVVGSVTGGGTESLILAVKAARDARPEVARPRLVVPTSGHAAFAKAAHYLGIILDQVPVSARTLRPAPGDIAAAIGPETVLVACSAPSYPYGVVDPVAEIAGIAAAAGVRCHVDACFGGWTLPYLRRLGVPVPPFDLGLPGVTSISVDLHKYAYAPKGVSVLLHRDPELRRSQYFAFAGWPGYTMVNPVISSTRSGGPIAAAYAILRHLGDAGYLTLAEQTLTAVRGLAGAVSDVDGLRLVAEPESTVVCFTSTDPGLNLFVLADELTRRGWHTQPQLSYAGMPANIHLSVTASVAPRVAEFGADLRAAAADARLAGPVRLPAELLGTLGTLTPAQLTPDLVTGVAAGLGLDPAAGRPPERMAPVNTLLDAAPIPVREALLAEFLGLLQRPGW; from the coding sequence ATGATCGACGCGTTGCCGCCGGTGGGCGTACCCGCGGACAAGGTGCTGGCCGAACTCCGCGACCTGCGCGCCACGGACCTGCCGACGCACGGCGGCCGGCTCTTCGCCTACGTCTACGACTCCGCCGTGCCGGGGCTGGACGAGTTGGCGAACTCGGCGTACGCGCTGGCGGCGCACGTCAACGGGCTGGACCCGACCGCCTTCCCGTCCCTGCTGGCGCTGGAGAACGCCCTCGTCGGCGCGGCCGCCCAACTGCTCGGCGGCGGGCCGGGCACGGCGGCGCCGGAGGTGGTCGGCAGTGTCACCGGCGGCGGCACCGAGTCGCTGATCCTGGCCGTGAAGGCGGCCCGGGACGCCCGGCCGGAGGTGGCCCGGCCCCGGCTGGTGGTGCCGACCAGTGGGCACGCCGCGTTCGCCAAGGCGGCGCACTACCTCGGGATCATCCTCGACCAGGTGCCGGTCTCGGCCCGGACGCTCCGCCCCGCACCCGGCGACATCGCCGCCGCGATCGGCCCGGAGACCGTACTGGTGGCCTGCTCGGCGCCGTCGTACCCGTACGGGGTGGTCGATCCGGTCGCCGAGATCGCCGGGATCGCCGCCGCCGCCGGGGTGCGCTGCCACGTGGACGCCTGCTTCGGCGGCTGGACGCTGCCCTATCTGCGCCGGCTCGGCGTACCGGTGCCGCCGTTCGACCTCGGCCTGCCGGGCGTCACCTCGATCTCGGTGGACCTGCACAAGTACGCGTACGCCCCGAAGGGTGTCTCGGTGCTGCTGCACCGCGACCCGGAGCTGCGCCGCTCGCAGTACTTCGCCTTCGCCGGCTGGCCCGGCTACACGATGGTCAACCCGGTGATCTCGTCCACCCGGTCCGGCGGGCCGATCGCCGCCGCCTACGCGATCCTGCGGCACCTCGGCGACGCCGGCTACCTGACCCTGGCCGAGCAGACCCTGACGGCGGTACGCGGACTGGCCGGCGCGGTCTCCGACGTGGACGGGTTGCGGCTGGTCGCCGAACCGGAGTCGACGGTGGTCTGCTTCACCAGTACCGACCCCGGGCTGAACCTCTTCGTCCTCGCCGACGAGCTGACCCGGCGTGGCTGGCACACCCAGCCGCAGCTGTCGTACGCCGGCATGCCGGCCAACATCCACCTGTCGGTGACCGCCTCGGTGGCGCCCCGGGTGGCGGAGTTCGGCGCGGACCTGCGGGCGGCGGCGGCGGACGCCAGGCTGGCCGGTCCGGTGCGGCTTCCCGCCGAGCTGCTCGGAACGCTCGGCACGCTGACCCCGGCGCAGCTCACCCCGGACCTGGTCACCGGGGTGGCCGCCGGGCTGGGTCTGGACCCGGCCGCCGGCCGGCCGCCGGAGCGGATGGCGCCGGTGAACACCCTGCTCGACGCCGCACCGATCCCGGTCCGGGAGGCGCTGCTGGCGGAGTTCCTCGGCCTGCTACAGCGACCCGGCTGGTGA
- a CDS encoding GNAT family N-acetyltransferase — protein sequence MIEIRSFAETDRAALRELFGRAGEGSPSALMWGHEESEAAMYLEPYMSREPDSLFVAVTGGHVVGYLAGCLDSSTFPSERERMERAIARYRLVFRPRPAAFLARGMVDMATATVRRKPTARGLDDARWPAHLHINVTPPARGTGAADGLMRRWFDRLIRTGSPGCHLQTLAENTRAVRFFERVGFARHGPTPPVPGARQGGRQLHQQTMVWQP from the coding sequence ATGATCGAAATCCGTAGCTTCGCGGAGACTGACCGCGCCGCGCTGCGTGAGCTGTTCGGCCGGGCGGGCGAGGGCTCTCCGTCCGCCCTGATGTGGGGACACGAGGAGTCGGAGGCGGCCATGTACCTGGAGCCGTACATGAGCCGGGAACCGGACTCGTTGTTCGTCGCCGTGACGGGTGGCCATGTCGTCGGCTACCTGGCGGGCTGCCTGGACAGTTCCACGTTCCCCAGCGAGAGAGAGCGCATGGAGCGGGCGATCGCGAGGTATCGGCTGGTATTCCGACCCAGGCCCGCAGCCTTCCTCGCTCGTGGCATGGTCGACATGGCGACGGCCACGGTCCGGCGAAAGCCCACCGCGAGGGGCCTCGACGATGCCCGTTGGCCGGCCCACCTGCACATCAACGTGACGCCCCCGGCACGGGGGACCGGCGCCGCCGACGGCCTGATGAGGCGATGGTTCGACCGGCTCATCCGGACCGGCTCGCCCGGGTGCCATCTGCAGACCCTGGCCGAGAACACGCGTGCGGTGCGGTTCTTCGAACGTGTCGGCTTCGCCAGGCACGGTCCGACTCCACCGGTCCCCGGTGCCAGGCAGGGCGGCAGGCAGCTCCACCAGCAGACGATGGTGTGGCAGCCGTGA
- a CDS encoding response regulator transcription factor, translating to MRILLVEDDARVAGAMAAALSRRGYDVERAGTAAAALAAAPCDLVLLDLTLPDGDGVEVCRALRQRSAQLGIIAVTARGEERDRVIGLRMGADDYVVKPFSMAELEARIVAVLRRARAGAPRPEVVEVGPIWIDVAARLVTVRSAEVALTRKEFDILVSLARQPGVVVPHERIVLDVWPTTGAARHTVEVHVGSLRGKLGDPDLVQTVRGVGYRLRAE from the coding sequence ATGCGCATCCTGTTGGTCGAGGACGACGCCCGGGTGGCCGGCGCGATGGCCGCCGCCCTGTCCCGGCGCGGCTACGACGTCGAGCGGGCCGGCACCGCCGCCGCCGCACTCGCCGCCGCCCCCTGCGACCTGGTGCTGCTCGACCTCACCCTGCCCGACGGCGACGGGGTGGAGGTCTGCCGGGCGCTGCGGCAGCGCAGCGCGCAGCTCGGCATCATCGCGGTCACCGCCCGCGGCGAGGAACGCGACCGGGTGATCGGGCTGCGGATGGGCGCCGACGACTACGTGGTGAAACCGTTCTCGATGGCCGAGTTGGAGGCCCGGATCGTCGCGGTGCTCCGCCGGGCCCGGGCCGGCGCCCCCCGACCCGAGGTCGTCGAGGTCGGCCCGATCTGGATCGACGTCGCCGCCCGGCTGGTCACGGTACGCAGCGCCGAGGTCGCGCTGACCCGCAAGGAGTTCGACATCCTGGTCTCGCTGGCCCGGCAGCCGGGCGTGGTGGTGCCGCACGAGCGGATCGTCCTGGACGTCTGGCCGACCACCGGCGCCGCCCGGCACACCGTGGAGGTGCACGTCGGCTCGCTGCGCGGCAAGCTCGGCGATCCCGACCTGGTGCAGACCGTACGCGGCGTCGGTTACCGGCTCCGGGCCGAGTGA
- a CDS encoding DUF418 domain-containing protein has product MLLDVLRGVAILGTLATNVWIFTHPGGEYGVLSDTTAIATLSGNPVETAFRFLANGKFLALLTILFGVGLAIQYHSAQRRGERWPGRYRWRAGLLRLWAAVCTGLTVGASLWLRRFQHGPLEALQRSLLTRRRTVAELG; this is encoded by the coding sequence GTGCTGCTGGACGTGCTGCGCGGGGTGGCGATCCTCGGCACGCTCGCCACCAACGTCTGGATCTTCACCCACCCCGGCGGGGAGTACGGCGTACTGTCCGACACCACCGCCATCGCGACGCTCAGCGGCAACCCCGTCGAGACGGCGTTCCGGTTCCTCGCCAACGGCAAGTTCCTGGCACTGCTCACCATCCTGTTCGGTGTCGGACTGGCGATCCAGTACCACTCGGCGCAACGTCGCGGCGAGCGCTGGCCCGGCCGGTACCGCTGGCGGGCCGGGTTGCTCAGACTCTGGGCGGCCGTCTGCACCGGGCTCACCGTCGGCGCCTCGCTCTGGCTGCGCCGCTTCCAGCACGGCCCGCTGGAGGCGCTGCAGAGGAGCCTACTCACCCGGCGGCGCACCGTCGCGGAGCTGGGCTGA
- a CDS encoding DUF305 domain-containing protein: MNRFRRTLTVAALVLLGGCAPAPAGTGVPVAAPAPAPTGSATAAPSGAVNDTDVMFLQMMVTSHGQGLALVRLAPERAEREELKILAAAIEVTQEAEQRTMRDWLAGWGRSTSADPDANAHAEHGGLPVLGPGQLAALARTSGAKFETDFLNLLIGHQHDAVELARMETKSGLHPEVRDLARRIDLSRTAQIDQMLKMLPKAG; the protein is encoded by the coding sequence ATGAACCGCTTCCGCCGTACCTTGACCGTCGCGGCGCTGGTGCTGCTCGGCGGCTGCGCGCCCGCACCGGCCGGCACCGGCGTCCCGGTCGCGGCGCCGGCACCCGCACCGACCGGCTCGGCGACGGCCGCGCCCAGCGGCGCCGTCAACGACACCGACGTGATGTTCCTGCAGATGATGGTGACCTCGCACGGTCAGGGGCTGGCGCTGGTCCGGCTGGCGCCCGAGCGGGCGGAGCGGGAGGAGCTGAAGATCCTGGCCGCCGCGATCGAGGTCACCCAGGAGGCCGAACAGCGGACCATGCGGGACTGGCTGGCCGGCTGGGGCCGGAGCACCTCGGCGGACCCGGACGCCAACGCCCACGCCGAGCACGGCGGCCTGCCGGTGCTCGGGCCCGGACAGCTCGCGGCGCTCGCCAGGACCAGCGGGGCGAAGTTCGAGACGGACTTCCTCAACCTGCTGATCGGGCACCAGCACGACGCGGTCGAACTGGCCCGGATGGAGACGAAGTCCGGCCTGCACCCCGAGGTACGCGACCTGGCCCGGCGGATCGACCTGTCCCGGACCGCCCAGATCGACCAGATGCTGAAGATGCTGCCGAAGGCCGGATAG